CCACTCCACGGCTATGCCGTAATGCAGAAGATAGAAAAAATAAGTAATGGTACCGTTATTTTAGCGGCTGGTACATTATACGGTGCGATTGAAAACTTGAATAAACATGGTTGGATTGAACCTGTTGGAAATTCAGGTCGGAGAAAAGTTTATATGATAACTACAGAAGGAAGCGCCATTTTGAAAATGGAACAAGAAAGACTATTGCATATTTTATCCTTGTATGAAAGAAGTGAATCAAATG
Above is a window of Pseudalkalibacillus hwajinpoensis DNA encoding:
- a CDS encoding PadR family transcriptional regulator → MKHKLLPLSETMHYILLALREPLHGYAVMQKIEKISNGTVILAAGTLYGAIENLNKHGWIEPVGNSGRRKVYMITTEGSAILKMEQERLLHILSLYERSESNEEV